The Bos indicus isolate NIAB-ARS_2022 breed Sahiwal x Tharparkar chromosome 12, NIAB-ARS_B.indTharparkar_mat_pri_1.0, whole genome shotgun sequence genomic sequence ctgtccaagggactctcaagagtcttctccagtacaattcaaaggcatcaattctttgccatctggccttctttatggtccagctctcacatatgtacataattactggaaaaaccatagataaCTGacttatatggacctttgttggcaaagtgatgtctctggtttttagtacactgtctaggtttgttatagctttccttccagagagcaagcatcttttaatttcatggctgcggtcatcTATCTTAgtcttgccttttccatctttgacACTTGGCTCGCAGTGCTCATTTCTCGGGGTGACTGGCAGGCAGGACAGGGCTTAGGTACAGAGCCCTCTGGACGCCTTCACTCCGCTGGCATCCTGCCGAGTTCTTTACAAACTTGCCAACAGCCTGTCCATGCAGACTTTCCAGCAGGGGCTCACATTTTGGAAATTCTTGGCCTAGGGCCGAGCCTTCTGGTGTACAGACTGCCCCACGTGGGGTCACTCGGTTGTTTTCTCAGAGAAAACATCCATGCTTTGCTGTGGATGACCAGTTACTGTCCAGGGCTCAGTCCGCCACCTGCGGGCACAGGACCAGCCGGAGATCAGAGCTTCCCTGTGACAAGGAGCATCCGTGCAGCCAGGTCACACACAGCAGAGCACATGTATCACATGTATCCATAGAGTGAGAAAAGGACACACGTGCTGACATGCAGCGGGAGCCTCCACACGTGCGCAGTCTCTGGAAGCCTGTCTtgatggagggaaggaagcatCGGTATCTGCATCCTGACATCCCTGCCCCTGGTCGCCTGTGGGCTGACCCTCCCCTGCGCAGTGGGACCATGGCTGCACAGGGGCTACTGTGAACACACACGAGACACAGCAGCTGCTCATTTAAAAAGTGTGGACTGGAGCTCGAAGGTCTGCTACAAGGATGCTTGGTGAGGAGGCCTGTGTGCTTTTTGCAGGGAGACGTCCGAATGGCAGGACTGGATGGCAGTAGTTGTCTGCCCAGGAGAGTCTTCCCTCACACTCAGCCCGCTGAGTCCCAGAAGCGGATGCCGGCTTGTCACCAGTGATGAAACCTGCAGTGGTGCTTCTGCTCTGCCGGCTGCCCCCGTCCTCTGGTGCAGACTTGTCCCCGCCGGTCAGGTGGTCCCCCCACAGGGCCTGTCTCCCCATCCCCTGCTGTCCACATGTGTGCCCTGGGCCTGGGGTCCTGCTACTCACACACTGGCCTGTCGCCTCCCAGTTCTTCCTCCAGCACTGTGGGCTGAGACAGACCGAATCTGTGTTAAGAAAACCAGAGTTCCCAACAAGAATGAATTCAAATTCCACATGAATTCATTActgaaaaaaatagatgtttttcttcaaAAGAGGTTGGGCCTAAGTTACCATAACAACCGTATAGAAGAGTATAGtgcttctttaaaaacaaatcatgGAGATATAAGAATAGTTTTGTAGTTAAATATGAATCCAACCAAACTTATTTGAGGGACTGTGAAGTTGCATGACGATGTAGAAAGCAGTACTTCCTGCTGACTGTGCAGCCAGATTATGACAAATAGAAGCAAAGTTGGTGCTTTATTATCAGGCTCTTAACAGGACAACTGGAATAATCTATGGGATATACtggaataaaaatacatttttaaggttCTTAAGTTTCACTCATCACACCAGTAATCAATATTGCGATAATGTTCTCATTTTCTGGTGAAATATTTCTTGGTGTTTTGTTAAATCTTTGTTCGTGGTTATATTAAATATCTGTAAATTTAACTTTCCATAAAACTGATCTTAATGAATTTAGCAAACCCAACCATTCAGAGTTGAGGTAAATTAATAGGTGGACATATTTTTCAGGTTATACCTGCAGTAAAAGTAGTTACCCATTGTCTGCTGCTATGTAACAAACCATCCCAGAAGTTTTAGCAGCTGAAGAACAACCATAGTTTATTACTTATTATGATCCTCTGGGCTGTCCAGCTGTGTTGCTGGGGTTGAGCATCCAGGCTGTTTGCTCACATGTTGGAACTGCAGATGAGTCTGGGGGCTGGCATTGGCCTGATCCTGCTCCCTGGAGCACACTGCAGGCCACCAAGATTCTAGGGGCGGAGCTGAGCCTTTGCACATGAGACTGCAGGTGTTGTCATGCTCATTTCTGGACACAGGGATATGTGAAGAGAATAGAAGGTTCAGGACAGTTGACTGGTCTGTGGTTCCCCCCACCCTGCTCTGACTGACTGCCAGCCAAGAATACCTTTTCTCCACTGTCTGCCCACATCCTGCTGTCCTTGAAGAGCCAGCTGTGTGCCCTCATCTGGGCTGAGGACAGTCCCTggttcctctccctcctctggcCCTCTTCCCCAGAAACTTATCCTGCTAGCAGtgctggggggtgagggggcgCCTGTCCTTCCGGGACTGTTCTGGAAGTGGGGGGAGCTGTCCTGCTGGGCCTGTCCCGGGGGCCCATGCTCTCTCACCCACTGTAGcccttcccctgcctccctccctagTGTGGGGGAAGTCTGGTTCTCTGACTTCCACAGACCAGACAGGAATGTCTCCGTCCAGTCACAGAAGTTTTCTCAGGAGGAGCAGAACACAAAGTCTTCCAGGCCCACCATCAAGATCTAGGTGGGGTCAGTGTGTgtgaggaagaggaaacagatcaAAGATCTGGGTGGGGTCAGCGTGTgagaggcagaagaaccagagatcaaattgccaacatccgtcggatcatcaaaaaagcaagagagttccagaaaaacatctacttctttattgactatgccaaagcctttgactgtgtggatcacaacaaactgtgggaaattctgaaagagatgggaataccagaccacttgacctgccttctgagaaatctgtatgcaggtcaagaagcaacagttagaactggacatggaacaacagactggttccaaactgggaaaggagtacatcaaggctgtatattgtgactctgcttatttaacttacatgcagagtagtacatcttgtgaaatgccagactggatgaagcacaagctggaatcaagattgctgggagaaatatcaataacctcagaaatgcagatgacaccacccttatggcagaaagcgaagaactaaagagcctcttgatgaaagtgaaagaggagaatgaaaaagatggcttaaaactcaacattcagaaaactaagatcatggcattgggtcccatcacttcatggcaaatagatgggaaaacagtggaaagagtgtcagactttattttttggggctccaaaatcactgcagatggtgactgcaggtatgaaattaaaagatgcttgctgcttggaagaaaaactgtgaccaacctagacagcatattaaaaagcagagacattactttgccaacaaaggtatctctagtcaaagctatggtttttccagtagtcatgtatggatgtgagaattggacttagaaagaaagctgagcaccgaagaattgatgcttttgaactgtggtgttggagaagactctttgagagttctttggactgcaaggggatccaaccagtcattcctaaaggaaatcagtcctgaatattcattggaagaactgatgctgaagctgaaactccagtactttggccacctgattggaagaactgactcactggaaaagaccctgatgctgggaaagattgaaggtaggaggagaaggaaacgacagaggatgagatggttggatggcatcactgactcgatgggcatgagtttgagcaagtttcgggagttggtaaaggacagggaagcctggcatgctgcagtccatgggctcacaaagagtcagacacgactgagtgactgaactaagtGTGTGTGAGGTTCATCAGCCCCAAGACAAGTCCCCAGCAGTTCTTGCTCCACTGGCTCGGAGGCGGGTGCAGGACAGAAAGGCTGTCCCTGGAAGCTTCACGTGACCCGTGCCCAGGCCCCCAGCTAATGTCTCTGTGCTCCCCTCTCCAGGAGATGGCGGGCAGGGCCCTCAAGCAGACTGGCAGTCGCAGCATCGAGGCCGCCCTGGAGTTCATCAGTAAGATGGGCTACCTGGAGCCAGGCAAGGAGCAGATCGTGCGGGTCGTCAAGCAGACCTCCCCAGGTGAGCACGCTGGGGGCTATGGAGAGGCGGCTGTGGGGAGAAGGCCTCATGGCCATCATGCTGCCCCCCCTCCCTCACAGGAGTGGGGGCACGGGGACTGAACCTGCCCTGCCCAACATCCTATCTCCCAGGGTGGAGGCAGATTGACACTTAGTTGGGTCCTTCCTTCCTGGGGGTTTGTGGAGTTGTTCTgtttatgaaagggaaaattcagaatgaaaattAGGCCACTCAGCAGATTCTTTCTTCTGGACTTGTGGGGGAGTCTTAAGGGGAGGCTTATTTCATTGATTCTAAAACACACTTGTTTCCCACTCTGTGGGCTCGGAGAGCCAGCTGCACGGTGGCAGGTGGCTCCAGAGTACGGTGCCTCAGGCACAGGTGTGGGAAAGCCACCCCCACCATACCCCGGGGGAGGGAGGGaaccttcccccacctccaccgcACCCCATGCCCCTGGGGAGGGCCAGTCGCCTCAGCACCCCTGCCTGCTAGTCAGTGGGTGTTTCTCTTCCTGGGTAGAGCAGATGGAGCCATTTGGGGGACCTGAGGCCCCTGGGGGGCAATAAGGGATTCAGGATATTGACCAGAAGGAGTTTTCCCTGGAGACCTTGGATAAACCCAGTTCATCTGCTGAGTGAGGAACTTGCAAGGGCTTTGTATTAAATACATTGTATCTTCCTTGAGAACAcaggtttcccttttcttctttttgaaggcataacatttcaaaaatgtatttatctaCTACATATCCTCAAAATTGACACAATtaaaagaacaacagaaaaatgtattttcactgTGGGTGAATTTAACCACCTGTCTCAGGCACTGACTGAGAAACGGAGTGAAAACAGTGAGAACACGGACATTTGCCCATCACGTTTCGCTTCTCTTGATTGAGGAACGCCCTTAAGCATTGCCTTGCTGCCACCACGTCCAGACCCTTGGGATCTCGGGGTCTGTGTGGCAGCtcatcccccagccccagccctgcggGCAGCCCTGGCGCTGGTGCTTCATCTTCCCCTGGGGGGCTCTGCCGGGGCTCCTGCGGCGCGGGGAGGAGGGTACCCGACTGGCGACGCGGGGCCTTCTGCCCACGGCCCTCTAACGCCGCCTCCGTCTCTGCCCGCAGGGAAGGGCCTGGCGCCGGCCCCCGGGCCACGGAGGCCGAGCTTCGAAGCACCGGGCGAGCCTTTCCCGCCCTTCACGCAGGTGGCCGGGCCGGCTTTCGAGGGCCCCGCCGCCCTGGAGGAAGCGCCTCGCCCTTACCCGGACTTCCTCTTCGCCGGCGTCGGGCCTCCTTGTCGTCCGCACCCGCCCAAGGGCTACGCGGCCGCCGGGGAGGCCGCCCGCATGGGCCTCGCGGGCCCCGGGGGCGCGCACTACAGAGCCCCGTTGCTGGTGCCCGCGGAACCCCTGGGCTATGGCGTCCAGCGCAGCCCCTCCTTCCAAAGCAAGGCGACCCCGGAGGCCGGCGCGTACGCGGGGCTGGCCGCCAAGGGCGCAGCCGTGCCGGTGCCACCCCCCGGCTTCCCCTTCCCGGGCCCCGGCGCAGCCTACGCTTCGGCCCCGCACCCTAAGCCGCCGCACCAGGGACACGCGGGGGGCCCCCGGGGCGCCGCTTTCGCCGGCGACAGCGCCCCGCCTGGCCTGGCCGCCCCCGCGCGCACCGGTCTGGGCGCCGAGCGTTTCGAGCCGGGTGCGCCGGCCTGGCCGGGCGCCGGCCTGGCCCGGCGTGACTCGCTGCCCAAGCCGGGCCCCAGCCGCACCGGTTCGTTCAGCGGCGCCGCGGCCCCGCCCAATGCCGTGACGGCCGTCACGGCCGCGCGCATCCTGCACCCGGTGCGGAGCGTGCGCGTGTTGCGGCCTGAACCCCAGACGGCCGTGGGGCCCTCGCACCCCGCTTGGGCGCCGGCGCCCACACCCGAAGGCCCTGAGCCCGCGGAGGAGCTCGCAGGGGGCGCCGAGGCGCGGGGCCGGCCCCCGCCTTATCCGCGGCACCTGCTGCGGCCACAGGCTCGCGCCGAGCCGCTCGACGTGGACGGGCTGTGCGCCGGGCTGCAACAGGGCCTCCGGGGCGGCCGTGCCGCCGAGTCCCCCGACGGCAGCCCCACGAGCCCCGGGGCCACCAAAGCCGACAGGGCGGGCCGGGACAGAAAGCAGATCCAGACATCCCCGGTGCCCGTGCGCAGGGGCGGCCGCGACGAAGACAGGCGCGAGTCGCGCATCAAGAGCTACTCGCCGTCAGCCTTCAAGTTCTTCATGGAGCAGCACGTGGAGAACGTGCTCAAGACCCACCAGCAGAAGGTGGCGCGCCGGCTGCAGCTGGAGCAGGAGATGGCGAAGGTGGGCGCAGGGCACACCTGGTGTAGGGGTCCCAGTGGGAGAAGCCCCTCCATGCACCGTGTCCCCTGTCCCGGCTCGGGGTGGGGAGGACGGTGCGGATATGCCCCCGGTGAACGAACGCGTTGCTTGTTAAGGCCTGTCCTTTCCGGGGAGCAAATCCATTAAGGGTCTCCAACTGGTAAAGAAACTTTGAAAGAGGAGAAAGTAAAAGTTGAGGTTTTACACACTGACATTGTGGGAATTTTAAAGAGAAGTATAGCTGTTAGTGATTCAGTTCATTCTTAATGAAGTCTATAGTTACTAAATAACGTTTGAAGTAGATGCTAGTTGACACTAAGCTGTTTGGGAACATtattaatgaaattatttatagAAATGCTATGGTAATTTCAGATTCtaaaaagttctaaaaataaGGTCGGATTCCATTGAAAATGCTGTTCCATTTTCATTGACttttctgttttcccattttCCCCTGAACTGTCATTAAATTATTACATTGCTCTTAGAGTTCCAGGAATTTTATGGTCCCCCTTTGCACAAATTTTTAGTAATACAAGTTATCTTTAGTTTTTAGAGCCTAAAAGTCAACGTGGAGAAAGAACTCCTTATTTTTACATCTCCCCTTTTGATTCTAGATCTGTGGCTGTGGATGTAGAAAACCATCATTTTCTCACTTGTAGCGTTGGCCCGGTTCTTCTGCACCCTCCTTTCCACAGATCATGGTGTGCCCTCCACTCTGGGGCCTCCCATCCCCATGGGACCCATCCAGTGTGACCCTGTCCTGTCCCTCCTGCCCCCATGGGGCCTGTCCAGTGTGACCCTGTCCTGTTTCCTCCTGCACAGGCCGGGCTCTGTGAGGCCGAGCAGGAGCAGAtgaggaagattctttaccagaaggAGTCCAATTACAATAGGCTCAAGCGGGCCAAGATGGACAAGTCCATGTTTGTGAAGGTGAAGACCCTGGGCGTTGGCGCCTTTGGGGAGGTGTGCCTGGCCTGCAAGGTGGACACGCACGCGCTGTATGCCATGAAGACCCTTAGAAAGAAGGACGTCCTGAACCGCAACCAGGTGGCCCACGTCAAGGCAGAGCGGGACATCCTGGCGGAGGCGGACAATGAATGGGTAGTCAAGCTCTACTACTCCTTCCAGGACAAGGACAGCCTGTACTTTGTGATGGACTACATCCCGGGCGGGGACATGATGAGCCTGCTCATCCGCATGGAGGTGTTCCCCGAGCACCTGGCGCGCTTCTACATTGCTGAGCTGACGCTGGCCGTCGAGAGCGTTCACAGGATGGGCTTCATCCACCGGGACATCAAGCCCGACAACATCCTCATAGACCTTGACGGCCACATCAAGCTGACAGACTTTGGCCTCTGCACTGGGTTCAGGTGGACCCACAACTCCAAATACTACCAGAAAGGTACTGCCTCCGgcctcccctcctcaccccatcctgGGTGGGTGCACCTGTCCCCGTGTGATTTCATAATTTGGTGTGATACCCTTTTCTCCATGAAGAAGTACTATGATGTGTAaggtgtttgtttttaagttagtGGCTTCAAGTTTTACTAAAATGTTTCAAGGACAGTAGGCCATAGGGTATCTTGGGGCCTGGCTGAGGAACCGTCACTGTGCCCTGTTAAAACCAGCCTCCAGGGGAGCCCTCTGTTACAGCCCCCTGAGTCTCCCTACAGGTGCCAACCTGGTTGTGGGTCCAGCTTAACTGCATCTCCTGTAGTTTCACTACTCATAAAAGTGAGAAGTGACTTATTTTTGACTGttgtgggtcttcgttgctgtagggtttttctctagttgccaggaGTGGGGGCGACCCTTccttgcagtgcacgggcttctccttgtggtggcctCTCTCGTAGAGCAaggtctctagagcacaggcttagtcgctccgaagcatgtgggatcttcctggctagGGTTCAagcttgtgtcccctgcattggcaggtggattcttaaccactggaccaccagggaagccctgacttgAATTCTTGAACTAGTTATTTTATTACTACAGCTCAGACTTATGTTTTTTTAACTCAAAACTAGTTCTAAATTATTTGattcgttttttttttaatttggcattGAAATCATCTGTGTCCATATATTTGAAATCCTCAAACTTTTCCATGCCTGTCTCAAAACATGTCTGACAAACAGGTGGTGTTAGCCTTTGAGATGGGCCTGAAAGGCGCTGGGAATGCCAC encodes the following:
- the LATS2 gene encoding serine/threonine-protein kinase LATS2 isoform X1 produces the protein MRPKTFPATTYSGNSRQRLQEIREGLKQPPVGPGSDAALDAKVLGGKVLGGKDTARQQQMRSAPKFGPYQKALREIRYSLLPFANESGTSAATEVNRQMLQELVDAGCDQEMAGRALKQTGSRSIEAALEFISKMGYLEPGKEQIVRVVKQTSPGKGLAPAPGPRRPSFEAPGEPFPPFTQVAGPAFEGPAALEEAPRPYPDFLFAGVGPPCRPHPPKGYAAAGEAARMGLAGPGGAHYRAPLLVPAEPLGYGVQRSPSFQSKATPEAGAYAGLAAKGAAVPVPPPGFPFPGPGAAYASAPHPKPPHQGHAGGPRGAAFAGDSAPPGLAAPARTGLGAERFEPGAPAWPGAGLARRDSLPKPGPSRTGSFSGAAAPPNAVTAVTAARILHPVRSVRVLRPEPQTAVGPSHPAWAPAPTPEGPEPAEELAGGAEARGRPPPYPRHLLRPQARAEPLDVDGLCAGLQQGLRGGRAAESPDGSPTSPGATKADRAGRDRKQIQTSPVPVRRGGRDEDRRESRIKSYSPSAFKFFMEQHVENVLKTHQQKVARRLQLEQEMAKAGLCEAEQEQMRKILYQKESNYNRLKRAKMDKSMFVKVKTLGVGAFGEVCLACKVDTHALYAMKTLRKKDVLNRNQVAHVKAERDILAEADNEWVVKLYYSFQDKDSLYFVMDYIPGGDMMSLLIRMEVFPEHLARFYIAELTLAVESVHRMGFIHRDIKPDNILIDLDGHIKLTDFGLCTGFRWTHNSKYYQKGSHSRQDSMEPSDLWDDVSNCRCGDRLKTLEQRARRQHQRCLAHSLVGTPNYIAPEVLLRKGYTQLCDWWSVGVILFEMLVGQPPFLAPTPTETQLKVINWESTLHIPAQVELSPEARDLIAKLCCAAEHRLGRNGADDLKAHPFLGAIDFSSDIRRQPAPYVPTISHPMDTSNFDPVDEEGPWQDGSEDSSKAWDALGPAGSRHPEHAFYEFTFRRFFDDNGHPFRCPKPAVAEAVTEAEQPASVGPALGAQAGGCQPVYV
- the LATS2 gene encoding serine/threonine-protein kinase LATS2 isoform X2, producing the protein MAGRALKQTGSRSIEAALEFISKMGYLEPGKEQIVRVVKQTSPGKGLAPAPGPRRPSFEAPGEPFPPFTQVAGPAFEGPAALEEAPRPYPDFLFAGVGPPCRPHPPKGYAAAGEAARMGLAGPGGAHYRAPLLVPAEPLGYGVQRSPSFQSKATPEAGAYAGLAAKGAAVPVPPPGFPFPGPGAAYASAPHPKPPHQGHAGGPRGAAFAGDSAPPGLAAPARTGLGAERFEPGAPAWPGAGLARRDSLPKPGPSRTGSFSGAAAPPNAVTAVTAARILHPVRSVRVLRPEPQTAVGPSHPAWAPAPTPEGPEPAEELAGGAEARGRPPPYPRHLLRPQARAEPLDVDGLCAGLQQGLRGGRAAESPDGSPTSPGATKADRAGRDRKQIQTSPVPVRRGGRDEDRRESRIKSYSPSAFKFFMEQHVENVLKTHQQKVARRLQLEQEMAKAGLCEAEQEQMRKILYQKESNYNRLKRAKMDKSMFVKVKTLGVGAFGEVCLACKVDTHALYAMKTLRKKDVLNRNQVAHVKAERDILAEADNEWVVKLYYSFQDKDSLYFVMDYIPGGDMMSLLIRMEVFPEHLARFYIAELTLAVESVHRMGFIHRDIKPDNILIDLDGHIKLTDFGLCTGFRWTHNSKYYQKGSHSRQDSMEPSDLWDDVSNCRCGDRLKTLEQRARRQHQRCLAHSLVGTPNYIAPEVLLRKGYTQLCDWWSVGVILFEMLVGQPPFLAPTPTETQLKVINWESTLHIPAQVELSPEARDLIAKLCCAAEHRLGRNGADDLKAHPFLGAIDFSSDIRRQPAPYVPTISHPMDTSNFDPVDEEGPWQDGSEDSSKAWDALGPAGSRHPEHAFYEFTFRRFFDDNGHPFRCPKPAVAEAVTEAEQPASVGPALGAQAGGCQPVYV